A DNA window from Castanea sativa cultivar Marrone di Chiusa Pesio chromosome 7, ASM4071231v1 contains the following coding sequences:
- the LOC142644490 gene encoding disease resistance protein RGA2-like: MWVCVSDAFELKIIVEKIIASATGKKPEDLHIDQLQKDLRENIDKKKYLLVLDDVWNESHNKWDELKCLLMGGAEGSKIIMTTRSKLVAEITRPVSICTLNGLSDDESWSLFEQIAFRKGEETNNPRLIEIGKEILVRCQGVPLAIKSIGGVLYLEKTESEWSRVKDNVLANILQPGGDIFPILKLSYDHLPSHLKSCFAYCSVFPKDYEIEKEMMVRLWIAQGFIQLSNTKQLEEVANEYFKDLLWRSFFEEVGDKFGNLKYKMHDLIHDLAELVAMVDCKHIDRDNKNVDVDEKIRHVSCPCIIRSSLNETLSLLVKAKKIRTFLLTSNEHSYNVLDEPMLNTITSNFKSLRALDIGGLGITMVPNSIGNLIHLKYLDLSRSYDLITLPESITRLWNLQTLKVFSCGSLKELPKDIKELVNLRHLDDNECGALNNMPRGLGQLTCLQTLPLFVVSKDSSSISKHVGGLGELNQLNNIRGTLEITHLEQLEDANSECKAANISGKQHLEELKLRWGQKGNINNDDEKSLDGLQPHQNLKYLSVRGYGGVRFCSWLSLLANLVEIEINGGRCQHLPRLSQLPSLQSLQLFNMMDLEYMSDGDISEEVPASSTVSSTPLYPLLKSLVILNCPKLKGWWRSASMQDHHHHSLPSFPCLSYLLIENCPNLTSMPLFPYLEESLYLNNVSFVPLQETMAMASLLPPSSPLSKLKIMTVSFREDEVPLLDDWPSNLMSLKKLMIWCSPELTSLPEAVRYLTSLRSLAFQHLPKLESLPASLQHLTNLQDLYIRDCPSLTILPEWINKLTSLETLGIHGCPNLASLPDGLQCLRSLQRLKIQNCPLLAKRCEKGTGEDWSKIAHIPNINHTCEFIDFTKGGMPRIYSRDGKASLQVDGTCCSKPRLASRLEVKRKQMESGFESNPPQMLISSTLVTLLRYYIIGFDRSMSSTLSTMSKVEYMYNNFMKTTTTMSFSGVGLRLRRSRTPPISVSLLRPIQLGTDFSVRNWRTNRPISRSRIFAFREFEDRTRSSGRDSRSKKSDGSKPQQKIRFSSTKKIALPAKDGLQGM; the protein is encoded by the exons ATGTGGGTGTGTGTCTCTGATGCGTTTGAGttgaaaattattgttgaaaaaataattgcTTCTGCTACTGGTAAGAAGCCAGAAGACCTTCATATAGATCAATTGCAAAAGGATCTTCGTGAAAATATTGATAAAAAGAAATACTTACTTGTGTTGGATGATGTGTGGAATGAAAGTCATAACAAATGGGATGAATTGAAGTGTCTTTTAATGGGTGGTGCAGAGGGAAGTAAGATTATAATGACAACACGTTCCAAATTGGTTGCTGAGATTACACGTCCAGTTTCAATATGCACCCTTAATGGTCTCTCTGATGACGAATCTTGGTCTTTGTTTGAACAAATAGCATTTAGAAAAGGAGAAGAGACCAACAATCCTAGACTAATAGAAATTGGAAAGGAAATTTTAGTCAGATGTCAGGGTGTACCCCTTGCCATAAAGTCCATTGGAGGTGTATTATACTTAGAGAAAACTGAGTCTGAATGGTCACGTGTCAAGGATAATGTGCTTGCAAATATACTTCAACCCGGGGGTGACATATTTCCAATCCTAAAGTTGAGTTATGATCATTTGCCCTCACATTTAAAGAGTTGCTTTGCTTATTGCTCTGTGTTTCCAAAAGATTACGAGATAGAAAAGGAAATGATGGTGCGACTATGGATAGCACAAGGGTTTATCCAATTGTCAAACACAAAACAATTAGAGGAGGTTGCTAATGAGTACTTCAAGGATCTGCTTTGGAGGTCCTTCTTTGAAGAAGTAGGGGACAAGTTTGgaaatttaaaatacaaaatgcatGATCTAATTCATGATCTTGCAGAATTGGTTGCAATGGTAGACTGCAAGCACATTGATAGGGACAACAaaaatgttgatgttgatgaaaAAATTCGTCATGTGTCTTGTCCATGTATTATTCGCTCCTCTTTGAATGAGACTTTAAGCTTATTggttaaagcaaaaaaaatacgTACGTTTCTTCTAACATCAAATGAGCATAGCTACAATGTGCTAGATGAGCCAATGTTGAATACAATTACTTCGAATTTCAAAAGCTTGCGTGCGTTAGATATTGGTGGATTGGGGATCACAATGGTGCCAAATTCTATAGGGAACTTAATACATCTCAAATACCTTGATCTTTCTAGAAGCTATGATCTTATCACTCTCCCTGAATCTATTACTAGACTATGGAATTTGCAAACACTGAAAGTCTTTTCATGCGGGAGTCTTAAAGAATTACCTAAAGACATTAAAGAGTTAGTCAACCTCAGGCACCTTGATGACAATGAATGTGGTGCTTTGAATAATATGCCTCGTGGATTAGGGCAACTGACTTGTCTTCAAACATTACCATTATTCGTTGTGAGCAAGGACTCTTCTTCCATCTCCAAGCACGTTGGTGGCCTAGGCGAATTAAACCAACTAAACAACATCAGAGGAACACTAGAGATCACACATTTGGAGCAACTAGAAGATGCTAACTCAGAATGCAAGGCTGCAAATATAAGTGGAAAACAGCATCTTGAAGAGCTGAAGTTAAGATGGGGTCAAAAAGGTAATATTAATAATGACGATGAGAAGTCATTAGATGGCCTCCAACCGCATCAAAATCTCAAATATTTGTCGGTGCGAGGGTACGGGGGAGTGAGGTTTTGTAGTTGGCTTTCTTTGCTCGCCAATCTGgttgaaatagaaataaatggTGGAAGATGTCAACATTTGCCACGGTTATCTCAACTCCCCTCTCTACAATCTCTACAGCTTTTTAATATGATGGATTTGGAGTACATGTCAGATGGTGATATAAGCGAGGAGGTACCTGCTTCATCCACAGTGTCGTCAACACCATTGTACCCATTGCTGAAGTCTCTCGTAATCCTAAATTGCCCTAAGCTGAAGGGATGGTGGAGGAGTGCATCAATGCAAGATCATCATCACCACtcattgccttcatttccttgTCTTTCTTATTTACTAATTGAGAATTGTCCTAATCTGACTTCCATGCCTCTATTTCCATATCTTGAAGAAAGTTTATATCTGAATAATGTTAGCTTCGTGCCTTTGCAAGAGACAATGGCAATGGCTTCCTTGCTGCCCCCCTCATCCCCTCTTTCTAAATTAAAGATTATGACTGTGTCTTTTAGAGAGGATGAAGTACCTCTGCTAGATGACTGGCCGTCAAATCTAATGTCTCTCAAGAAATTAATGATCTGGTGTAGCCCTGAACTAACATCTCTCCCTGAAGCTGTGCGATATCTCACCTCCCTCCGTTCTTTGGCTTTCCAACATCTTCCGAAACTGGAGTCTCTCCCTGCAAGTCTTCAACATCTTACCAACCTGCAAGACCTCTACATTAGAGACTGTCCCAGTTTGACGATTTTGCCGGAGTGGATTAACAAGCTCACATCACTTGAAACACTTGGAATTCATGGATGCCCTAATTTGGCATCACTTCCTGATGGATTGCAATGTCTTAGGTCTTTACAAAggctaaaaattcaaaattgtccTCTCTTAGCAAAAAGGTGCGAAAAAGGAACCGGTGAGGATTGGTCCAAGATTGCTCACATCCCCAATATTAACCATACATGCGAATTCATTGATTTTACTAAG GGAGGTATGCCAAGAATATACTCAAGAGATGGTAAAGCTAGCTTACAAGTTGATGGAACTTGTTGCTCTAAGCCTAGGCTTGCCAGCAGATTGGAAGTGAAGCGGAAACAAATGGAGAGTGGGTTCGAGTCAAATCCACCCCAGATGCTTATATCATCAACATTGGTGACACTACTCAG ATATTACATAATAGGATTTGACAGAAGTATGTCGTCTACACTGTCTACAATGTCTAAAGTAGAGTATatgtataataattttatgaagACGACGACAACGATGAGTTTCTCCGGCGTAGGGCTACGGCTGCGTCGCTCCAGAACTCCGCCCATCTCGGTGTCCTTGCTCCGGCCGATCCAACTTGGTACAGACTTCTCCGTGAGAAATTGGAGGACGAATCGGCCGATTTCTCGCTCACGGATCTTTGCCTTTAGAGAATTTGAGGATCGGACTCGGAGCTCCGGAAGAGACTCGCGCTCGAAGAAATCGGATGGATCCAAACCGCAACAGAAGATCCGATTCTCGTCCACGAAGAAAATTGCGCTCCCAGCAAAAGACGGGTTACAAGGAATGTAG
- the LOC142642996 gene encoding putative disease resistance protein RGA3: protein MAEAILFGVAQKMIESLGSQIFQEIGSLWGVKDELQNIKSAVSRIQAVLQDAAEQQNHNHQVRDWLEKLKDVVYDGDDLLGEFFTEASRRRAMSGNKIKKEVRTFFSSSNQVAFRIEMSGKIKAMRKKLDAIAKENRDFKLKVSPPENYSLNMQREETHSFVLNEEVIGREHDKEKIIKLLLEPNNEENLSVIPIVGIGGLGKTTLAQFVYNDENVDKHFELKMWVCVSDAFELKIIVEKIIASAACKKPEDLHMDQLQKLLREKIDKKKYVLVLDDVWNEIPVKWDNLKRLLKGGAKGSKIIMTTRSKLVAEITSPVSIHTLKGLSEDESWSLFEQIAFTKGEETNNSRLKEIGKEILVRCHGVPLAIKSIGRVLCLEKTESEWSRVKDNVLANILQPGDDIFPILKLSYDHMPSHLKSCFAYCSVFPKDYEIEKEMVVRLWIAQGFIQLSNTKQLEEVANEYFKNLLWRSFFEEVEDEFGNLKYKMHDLIHDLAELVAMVDCKHVDRDSKNVDVDEKIRHVSCPCIIRSSLNETLSLLVKVKKIRTFLRTSNYFNELDESMLNTITSNFRSLRALGIGGLRITRVPNSIGNLIHLKYLDLSRSSIITLPEAITRLWNLQTLKVFSCGSLKELPKDIKELVNLRHLDDKKCGALNNMPRGLGQLTCLQTLPLFVVSKDSSSTSKHVGGLGELNQLNNIRGTLKITHLERLEDANSECKAANISGKQHLEELKLRWDQEGNINNDDEKSLDGLQPHQNLKYLSVRGYGGVRFSSWLSLLANLVEINIFNGERCQHLPRLSQLPSLQSLRLFHMKDLEYMSDGDISEEVPASSTGSSTPFFPLLKSLSIEYCPKLKGWWRSASMQDHHHHSLPSFPCLSYLDIFDCPNLTSMPLFPYLEESLYLYNVSFVPLQETMAMASLLPPSSPLSKLKIMTVSFREDEVPLLDDWPSNLMSLKKLDIWCCPGLTSLPEAVRYLTSLRSLAFQELPKLESLPASLQHLTNLQDLYIIDCPSLTILPEWISKLTSLETLGIDRCPNLASLPDGLQCLRSLQRLKIEDCPLLEKRCEKGTGEDWSNIAHIPNINHTCEFIDFSKHFRAKQKN, encoded by the exons ATGGCCGAAGCAATCCTCTTTGGCGTAGCACAGAAAATGATCGAAAGTTTGGGATCTCAGATTTTCCAGGAGATTGGATCGCTCTGGGGCGTTAAAGATGAGCTTCAAAACATCAAGAGCGCTGTTTCCAGAATCCAAGCTGTACTTCAGGATGCAGCAGAGCAGCAAAACCACAACCATCAAGTCAGGGACTGGCTCGAGAAGCTCAAGGATGTTGTTTATGATGGTGATGACTTGCTGGGTGAATTCTTCACTGAAGCTTCGCGGCGAAGAGCAATGAGTGGgaataaaatcaaaaaagagGTACGCACTTTTTTTTCAAGTTCAAATCAAGTTGCTTTTCGTATTGAGATGAGTGGTAAAATAAAGGCGATGAGGAAGAAGCTAGATGCCATTGCAAAAGAAAACAGAGACTTCAAATTGAAAGTAAGCCCGCCAGAGAATTACAGCTtgaatatgcagagggaagagACTCACTCATTTGTACTTAATGAAGAAGTTATTGGGAGAGAACATGATAAAGAGAAGATCATAAAACTATTATTGGAGCCTAATAATGAAGAGAATCTTTCAGTTATTCCCATAGTGGGAATTGGTGGGTTAGGAAAGACCACACTTGCTCAATTTGTCTACAATGACGAGAACGTTGATAAACATTTTGAGCTAAAAATGTGGGTGTGTGTCTCTGATGCGTTTGAGttgaaaattattgttgaaaaaataattgcTTCTGCTGCTTGTAAGAAGCCAGAAGACCTTCATATGGATCAATTGCAAAAGCTTCTTCgtgaaaaaattgataaaaaaaaatacgtaCTTGTGTTGGATGATGTGTGGAATGAAATTCCTGTCAAATGGGATAACTTGAAGCGTCTTTTAAAGGGTGGTGCAAAGGGAAGTAAGATTATAATGACAACACGTTCCAAATTGGTTGCTGAGATTACAAGTCCAGTTTCAATACACACCCTTAAAGGTCTCTCTGAAGACGAATCTTGGTCTTTGTTTGAACAAATAGCATTTACAAAAGGAGAAGAGACCAACAATTCTAGACTAAAAGAAATTGGAAAGGAAATTTTAGTCAGATGTCATGGTGTACCCCTTGCCATAAAGTCCATTGGACGTGTATTATGCTTAGAGAAAACTGAGTCTGAATGGTCACGTGTCAAGGATAACGTGCTTGCAAATATACTTCAACCCGGGGATGACATATTTCCAATCCTAAAGTTGAGTTATGATCATATGCCCTCGCATTTAAAGAGTTGCTTTGCTTATTGCTCTGTGTTTCCAAAAGATTACGAGATAGAAAAGGAAATGGTGGTGCGACTATGGATAGCACAAGGGTTTATCCAATTGTCAAACACAAAACAATTAGAGGAGGTTGCTAATGAGTACTTCAAGAATCTGCTTTGGAGGTCCTTCTTTGAAGAAGTAGAGGACGAGTTTGgaaatttaaaatacaaaatgcatGATCTAATTCATGATCTTGCAGAATTGGTTGCAATGGTAGACTGCAAGCACGTTGATAGGGACAGCAaaaatgttgatgttgatgaaaAAATTCGTCATGTATCTTGTCCATGTATTATTCGCTCCTCTTTGAATGAGACTTTAAGCTTATTggttaaagtaaaaaaaatacgTACGTTTCTTCGAACATCAAATTACTTCAATGAGCTAGATGAGTCAATGTTGAATACAATTACTTCGAATTTCAGAAGCTTGCGTGCATTAGGTATAGGTGGGTTGAGGATCACAAGGGTGCCAAATTCTATAGGGAACTTAATACATCTCAAATACCTTGATCTTTCTAGAAGCAGTATTATCACTCTCCCTGAAGCTATTACTAGACTATGGAATTTGCAAACACTGAAAGTCTTTTCATGCGGGAGTCTTAAAGAATTACCTAAAGACATAAAAGAGTTAGTCAACCTCAGGCACCTTGATGACAAGAAATGTGGTGCTTTGAATAATATGCCTCGTGGATTAGGGCAACTGACTTGTCTTCAAACATTACCATTATTTGTTGTGAGCAAGGACTCTTCTTCCACCTCCAAGCACGTTGGTGGCCTAGGCGAATTAAACCAGCTAAACAACATCAGAGGAACACTAAAGATCACACATTTGGAGCGACTAGAGGATGCTAACTCAGAATGCAAGGCTGCAAATATAAGTGGAAAACAGCATCTTGAAGAGCTGAAGTTAAGATGGGATCAAGAAGGTAATATTAATAATGACGATGAGAAGTCATTAGATGGCCTCCAACCACATCAAAATCTCAAATATTTGTCGGTGCGAGGGTACGGGGGAGTGAGGTTTTCTAGTTGGCTTTCTTTGCTCGCCAATCTggttgaaataaatatattcaatGGTGAAAGATGTCAACATTTGCCACGGTTATCTCAACTCCCCTCTCTACAATCTCTACGGCTTTTTCATATGAAGGATTTGGAGTACATGTCAGATGGTGATATAAGCGAGGAGGTACCTGCTTCATCCACAGGGTCGTCAACACCATTCTTCCCATTGTTGAAGTCACTCTCAATCGAATATTGCCCTAAGCTGAAGGGATGGTGGAGGAGTGCATCAATGCAAGATCATCATCACCACtcattgccttcatttccttgTCTTTCTTATTTAGATATTTTCGATTGTCCTAATCTGACTTCCATGCCTCTATTTCCATATCTTGAAGAAAGTTTATATCTGTATAATGTTAGCTTCGTGCCTTTGCAAGAGACAATGGCAATGGCTTCGTTGCTGCCCCCCTCATCCCCTCTTTCTAAATTAAAGATTATGACTGTGTCTTTTAGAGAGGATGAAGTACCTCTGCTAGATGACTGGCCGTCAAATCTAATGTCTCTCAAGAAATTAGATATCTGGTGTTGCCCTGGACTAACATCTCTACCTGAAGCTGTGCGATATCTCACCTCCCTCCGTTCTTTGGCTTTCCAAGAACTTCCGAAACTGGAGTCTCTCCCTGCAAGTCTTCAACATCTTACCAACCTGCAAGACCTCTACATTATAGACTGTCCCAGTTTGACGATTTTGCCGGAGTGGATTAGCAAGCTCACATCACTTGAAACACTTGGAATTGATAGATGCCCTAATTTGGCATCACTTCCTGATGGATTGCAATGTCTTAGGTCTTTACAAAGGCTAAAAATTGAAGATTGTCCTCTCTTAGAAAAAAGGTGCGAAAAAGGAACCGGTGAGGATTGGTCCAATATTGCTCACATTCCCAATATTAACCATACATGCGAATTCATTGATTTTTCTAAG CATTTTCGGGCCAAGcagaagaattaa